CACTCATGGAGGCATCGCAGGCCTTCGTCGCCGACGAGGTGCTCGACGTCCTGCCCCTGTCAGGGCATCACCGCCTGATGGACGTCGGCGGCGGCACCGGCGCCTTCGTCGCGGCGGCCGCGCGCCGCTCCGCCGGCATCGGCCTCATCCTTGCCGACCTGCCCGACGTGGCCGCTCTCGCGAGGACGCGCCTTTCGGCTCGGGGCCTGGCGTCCCGCATCCGTGTCCACGGCGTCGACGTCTTCGCCGACCCTCTGCCCGCGGGCGCCGACATCGTGACTCTCAACCGCGTCCTCCACGATCACGACGAGCCCGCGGCGCTGGCGATTCTGGCGGCCGTCCGGGCGGCCCTGCCGGCCGGCGGAACGCTGGCCATCGCCGAGCCCATGGCCGGCACGCCGGGCGCGGAACGCTCCGGTCATGCCTATTTCGGCTTCTATCTCCTGGCCATGCGGCAGGGCCGCCCGCGACGCTTCGAGGAGCTCGCCCGGATGGTGGAGGCGGCAGGTTTCCGGCGAGTCCGGGAGCGTCCCACAGCCACGCCGCTTCTCGTGCGCGTGCTCTGCGCACAGGCCTGACGGCGATCGCTGTACATTTTAATTGACAGCTATAACTGTAAATATAAGATGACACTCATAGCAGATCGCCGGATTGAGCCGGCGACAAGGAGGAGGGGATGCGGTCACAGGCCGTCGTTCTCGAGAGCCCCGGGCACATCTCACTCGCGGAACTCGAT
The nucleotide sequence above comes from Aquibium microcysteis. Encoded proteins:
- a CDS encoding methyltransferase, with product MSADGGLERSDAPAPAGTSLADAFADWKIRRLADPRFRRFAARFWPTRFVARRAAADLFDLTAGFVYSQVLAGFVRLRLPGLLHAAPRRLEEVAARIGLPADRTERLLEAAAALGLARRRRDGRWGLGERGAALVGNDGVTAMIEHHALLYEDLRDPVHLLASDGETALSRFWSYAARDPGAAGESASYSALMEASQAFVADEVLDVLPLSGHHRLMDVGGGTGAFVAAAARRSAGIGLILADLPDVAALARTRLSARGLASRIRVHGVDVFADPLPAGADIVTLNRVLHDHDEPAALAILAAVRAALPAGGTLAIAEPMAGTPGAERSGHAYFGFYLLAMRQGRPRRFEELARMVEAAGFRRVRERPTATPLLVRVLCAQA